Proteins encoded within one genomic window of Trichoderma asperellum chromosome 2, complete sequence:
- a CDS encoding uncharacterized protein (EggNog:ENOG41), producing MTAAEEGLPDSGAVVSLPIRANGAGAALASSNALTGKQEHYLKRELISDQVKWEINELNSPTALQRFGAPFKSEQGEVPPQESELPILRYIFVKHIRDFPFLDKAKEKEFWQDKLQVFLESFATKQISSSEDRLEETKRRKLAIKAQKLVELMMVSGIPTSSGFEERIKFSEIEIVDSNAIDRGVMNTLPEGNYINGWDVNVAGVRVTSVKRNIRYHKHAEFILRIKRKGELEHFVGRRYGDFSKLHRKLRTELPGRVLPALPKKNKTDTRASGLLTSFTSAANDSDDSSASSISTRRTRQSQNFGGASSLLTASSAARGPGSIRSARSSRSKKGTSPRPSVDGQLSPGFATPNGNKEIVLWRENQRISLRAFLRSLLHNPQVANTKAMVEFLSGDPITPTDEDVEDIIRRKALDEKRMEEQKEFYEIARRRAAELDEYMEQFRRDIVERNGLTLLFKEIKEKETIGDLSIQYRKFAEWLRIEIAAVVYHLFLAEDNSADMFAQAKRIHSLVPYTVIKNVIRIANPAAVMSGILDIFLAQPFGARSLMQRMFSLALHDGIRSFQRSIDALDVKVEDPVFTEKIKKYTNATEDVKLEIRRQAEDEDLDIIVVILRSDLIEPELTGEQVQRLFNAYVAFNNAVENIDEELKQGAQLFSYLKQLLKLCTRHRDKSMLLQLIEEPVTLKLFRDLFTIFYEPLVRVYKSANVYNSVTDFAVFIDDMIKVVEKCREADASADPNQTVQAFIDLCARHEHNFYKFVHEIHTHDNGLFTQLMEWIEGILEFLRKGPKNGTLNVNALFEGGVSSGIIDKDKAIAEINALIAWQEARKKWHSDKTQQKMAAEGQPGSDMMPTGFSSSDFGLDGDDLEDLAYDDGSESEAEEDDDLDPIEAERQRRAKRRDRLRRSAGEPVKPPVSEVHKLEENFLIMLRNVLAD from the exons ATGACAGCCGCCGAGGAAGGATTGCCCGATAGCGGCGCTGTTGTTTCTCTGCCCATTCGCGCAAACGGCGCTGGTGCAGCGCTGGCGTCGAGCAATGCGCTGACCGGAAAACAGGAGCATT ACCTGAAGCGAGAACTTATTTCCGACCAGGTCAAATGGGAGATCAACGAGCTCAATTCCCCCACGGCGCTGCAGCGCTTCGGCGCGCCGTTCAAGTCGGAGCAGGGCGAAGTGCCTCCTCAGGAATCCGAGCTCCCCATCTTGCGGTACATCTTCGTCAAGCATATCCGCGACTTTCCATTTTTGGAcaaggcaaaagagaaggagtTCTGGCAAGACAAGCTCCAAGTC TTTCTCGAATCGTTTGCGACGAAGCAGATTTCTTCATCCGAGGATCGCCTGGAAGAAACGAAGCGGCGGAAGCTGGCCATCAAGGCGCAGAAGCTTGTTgagctgatgatggtgtcGGGCATTCCCACCTCGTCCGGATTCGAAGAGCGCATCAAGTTCTCAGAAATTGAGATTGTGGATAGCAATGCCATTGATAGAGGTGTCATGAACACTCTTCCCGAAGGAAACTACATCAACGGCTGGGACGTAAACGTTGCCGGAGTCCGCGTTACCTCAGTCAAGCGCAATATCCGATATCACAAGCACGCCGAGTTCATTCTTCGAATTAAGAGGAAAGGAGAGCTGGAACACTTTGTCGGGCGTAGATACGGTGATTTTAGCAAGCTGCACCGAAAGCTGCGTACTGAGCTGCCTGGCAGGGTTTTGCCTGCGCTgccgaaaaagaacaagacaGACACAAGGGCTAGCGGGCTGCTCACAAGTTTTACTAGCGCAGCAAACGATTCCGATGATTCCTCTGCGTCTTCCATATCGACTCGTAGAACGAGACAATCTCAAAATTTTGGCGGTGCGTCATCGCTGCTAACTGCCTCCAGTG CTGCGCGTGGCCCAGGATCCATTAGATCAGCTAGATCGAGCCGCTCGAAGAAGGGGACTTCCCCTCGACCATCTGTGGATGGCCAATTAAGCCCGGGATTTGCAACTCCCAACGGAAACAAAGAG ATTGTCCTTTGGCGGGAAAACCAAAGAATATCCCTGCGCGCTTTCTTACGATCACTTTTGCATAACCCCCAAGTTGCCAATACCAAGGCAATGGTTGAATTCCTTAGTGGCGATCCCATAACACCCACAGACGAAGATGTGGAGGACATCATACGACGAAAAGCGCTTGATGAGAAGCGTATGGAAGAGCAAAAGGAGTTTTACGAAATTGCCAGACGACGAGCTGCAGAGCTTGACGAGTATATGGAACA GTTCCGAAGGGATATCGTTGAACGAAATGGCCTCACACTCCTATTCAAAgagatcaaggagaaggagacaaTTGGTGACCTTAGCATTCAGTATCGAAAATTCGCCGAATGGCTGAGGATCGAAATTGCCGCCGTCGTATACCACCTTTTCTTAGCCGAAGATAACTCAGCCGACATGTTTGCGCAAGCCAAGCGTATCCACTCTCTTGTTCCATATACCGTCATCAAAAATGTCATTCGAATTGCGAATCCTGCGGCAGTCATGTCTGGAATCTTGGACATTTTCCTCGCGCAACCCTTTGGAGCTCGATCTTTGATGCAGCGCATGTTTTCACTAGCGCTACATGATGGCATCCGAAGCTTTCAGAGATCCATTGACGCACTGGATGTAAAAGTCGAGGACCCTGTCTTCACTGAGAAGATTAAGAAGTACACAAATGCAACGGAAGATGTTAAGCTGGAAATTCGGCGGCAagccgaagatgaagatcttGATATCATCGTAGTGATATTGAGATCGGACCTCATTGAGCCAGAATTGACTGGCGAGCAGGTCCAGCGACTGTTTAATGCCTATGTCGCTTTTAACAACGCTGTCGAGAACATTGACGAAGAACTGAAGCAGGGTGCTCAGCTCTTTTCATATCTCAAACAGCTTCTCAAGCTTTGCACACGACACAGAGATAAGAGCATGCTGCTACAACTGATTGAGGAGCCCGTTACACTGAAACTCTTCAGGGACTTGTTTACCATTTTCTACGAGCCCCTCGTGAGGGTATACAAGTCGGCCAATGTATACAATAGTGTAACTGATTTTGCCGTTTTCATCGATGACATGATCAAGGTTGTCGAGAAGTGCAGAGAAGCCGATGCATCTGCGGATCCCAATCAGACAGTTCAGGCGTTTATCGACCTATGTGCCAGACATGAGCacaacttttataaatttgtACATGAGATCCATACGCATGATAACGGCCTCTTTACTCAACTTATGGAGTGGATAGAGGGCATTTTGGAATTCCTCCGCAAGGGCCCTAAGAACGGGACACTCAACGTCAATGCCTTGTTTGAGGGCGGTgtcagcagcggcatcatcgacaaggacaaggccaTTGCGGAGATCAATGCTCTGATTGCCTGGCAAGAGGCGCGGAAGAAGTGGCACAGCGACAAGACGCAGCAGAAGATGGCCGCAGAAGGACAACCAGGAAGCGATATGATGCCGACCGGATTCAGTTCGTCTGATTTTGGcctcgatggcgatgacctAGAAGACTTGGCATATGACGATGGTTCGGAGtccgaagcagaagaagatgatgacctGGATCCCATAGAAGCCGAGAGGCAAAGGCGGGCTAAGAGGCGAGATCGCCTGCGTCGTTCAGCGGGAGAGCCCGTGAAGCCGCCGGTTTCCGAGGTTCACAAGCTGGAGGAGAATTTCTTAATCATGCTGAGGAACGTTTTGGCTGACTAG